GACGTTACTTTTACAGCAAAATTAACTAACGCTAAAGGGGAAGAAGCCGCCGAAGCCAATGAAGTTGTGAATTCTATGAAAATAAAAGGTAAGCGTGGAGAGCAACTCGTTAAGCTCAACCCACGACCTTTGAGAGTTAACTCACTTTCCTTATCTAAAAGCAACCAGGTAGCTCTTCATGTAAGCGATCACGAGGGGAGTAGACTTATTTTAATTAATTTATCCGATGGGACTCAAACTATTGTAAACATGTTTGAGATGAATAGTGACGGAGCCGGGAGCGAAAAGATTGATGCCTATAACTGGTCGCCTGATGGAAAAAAGATTGCGTTTGGAATCGGTGATCTAGGTTCAAGTTATATCGGACTATACAATGTTGAGCGTAAGAGCTATATGCATGTGTCCGATAAGGACTTTACATTGATTTCATCTATAGTTTGGCATAAAGATGGGAAAAGTTTTGACTTTGTGAGTAAAGGTGACGATTCTCCACAAGCAGTACTCTATACTTACTCAGAAACAAAAAAATCAATTTTAAAGAAGGGTTCTTTAACTAAGAATGATGAGCAGAAGATATCTCAATTAACACCGAAATTTTGATTGACATATACAGAGAGAGTATTTTGAAACCGTATCATCTATATAGTCATAATTTTAAACTCCACTTTTTTCGACTTTAATGCACTCTATCAACATTATAGATTTACTTTTGAATATTTAATGATTGCTTGTGGCCAACAAAGGGCTGAAAGAGAATGTTGCTACGTTATGCTTATATGCGACCTCTTCAACCAAGAAATGATCGTTTTAAAGCGATTCAAGGAAGACGGCGTCGCTCTTGTACAAACCGAACAAAATCTTATGTTGTTCAGTTTGTGTTGATAATTGATACCAGACTTTTACAATGGTTGAAGTATAAATTTAGGTGGGAGTTGCTTATGAGAATTTCCATGAGTAAGTTACTAAAACGCTATGCAGCGATTTTATTGGGCTACGCAATAGGTATAGGGTTATTTTACGCTTTGGGATATAAGATGAGCGCTATGGGAATCTATGCAATTTTGACAGGAATTGTGACTGGAGAAATAATCAACTTTGCATTATCAAAGCGAGAGAAATGACCTATGTATCCCTTGATTGCATCAACATCAGGGGATTTTTCATGTAATTAAAAGGTCCAACAGAGTTTCTGCATGGGATCTCTATATCATTTACTGGTGAGAATGCACATAGGGAAATGCTATAGTCATGTCAACATTGTGAAACCTTTTACTTGGAACCATCCAATCATTTCAGGATGTCGTTCGTCCAATATGTCTCAATATGTGTAAGTTATGCTGAATTTTCGTTATGAACATTAGTTGCATAATATATTGACAGATGGTTAATTATGGAGAAGAATAGAGGGTGATTTTTAAAATAATGGAATTTTTATGTGAAGGGTGGTTATGACTTGAAGCATACACCTACGATTTCAGCGGAGTTTGAGTATTATCTAAAACAAAATGATATGACGTTGAGTCAATTTGCCGAATATTCAGGGGTACATCAAAGAACGCTTAGTAATTGGATTACTCAGCATCGTCCTGTTTCCGTACAGCAGCTGGACCGAATTACTGTGGCTATGGATTTGCCAGAAGGCTATTTTTATGACCTATACATAGAAAATTACATCATTGATCTTTCCCCGAATTTTAGGCGAATCGAGCCATTATTGTATCGTTGTGCAGAACTGGACAAGCTGGATGCAATCCGTCGAATGATAGGGCATATCATGGATAATCCGCTGTATGCGTCCAGGCTATTTGATGTTGCAGAAGCATTATTTGAACAGGGACGACATGCTGCTGCGCTGCCTCTCTATGAGAATGTCGCAGAAGTGGAGAAATATCAGCATTCTGAACGCTTGGCCACCTGCCAATATCGTATATTCACGATTCAAGTTGGAGCTGATCAAAGCCGAAATCTCAAGGCAGCCATACTATTTGAACCTTATGTCGAGCGTCTGGATGAAATAGTTCAGCTTGATGCATTAAAGGATTTGGCGAATGTGTATAGGTCTTTACGTAAATGGGACAAGCTTGATGCAACAGCTTGTAAAATGAGGGATAAAGCGAAAATTCAATACACTATGAAGCATAAGCAGGAAAAGCGAAAGGATTATGGCAAGAAAACAAGGAGTCCATTATTCGGTTACATCGCTTATGCTGACCTGTTGTGTGCATGTGTCTGTGAAGCTCAAGGCGATTATAAACAAGCTCTGCAATATACATACGCCTACGCTAATTTAGATTGGGTCATAGAGACAGACGAGGATACTCAGCACTGGGTCAATTTGTACAAACATTGGTCCGAAGGTAATACTTACGTTAATAAACTCTTATCTGGAGATACAGGTGTGCTTGCGGATTATGTTGAATACATTGCATCAACAAATAAAACAAATAAAGAAATGGTCACCAAACTGCTAAATGTTTTGATGGCTGCTAACCGATATCAGATTGATGTAGATAAAATACTTCGGCGTTTTGAAACTGAAGTTAGTTCTCTCACTCAGCCGGAAACGTTGTTTGATGATATGTATACTAATCAAGTAATACCAGAGCAATGTGCACGTTTTGGATATGAATTGGCTTATTATTATTTACATCAAGGTATATATAGTGATGGTTTTAAATATTTGATGTATGCAATGGTAAGTTATCATACACTAAATAATGAGACTTATTTTATAAATTGTATGGGGCTGTTTTTACATTTTCGGGATTATGCGGTTCTTGAAACCAAAGCAGATTTTTTAAATCTTATTGAAAAGGTGTGGTTAGAGAATGTTGAAAAAGATGGTACTGCTGATCATCGCGACTAGTTTTTTGTTTATTGCTACTGTGCCAGTTCAATCGCATAGTCACATTCAACTTAATGATCAAATTGGAGGTATGTAACAGAGGAGAAACACAAACAATGCTCTGCTAACTTTACAACTGACGATTATAAGGGTTCCAAAGTTTAACTTTGAACAACTTGAAACCAACTGAAAATAAACATATACCAAAAAAAAGTGCCTCTGGAATTCCAGAAGCGCTTTTTTTTGGTAAGCGTATTTTAAAAAAATCCAAAAATTTACGTTTTGCATTAAGATATGACACAGAAGGGGGAATCATGCTGATGAATCCAGGTGTGACTTTACTTCGTGTCGAACGGGCCAGAAAAAGACTGTACCAAGTCCAGAAGAAATACGGATTTTTAACGCATCCCAAAGTGATTGAACAATCCATGAAACTGGATGAACTATTGAATCAATACCAAATATACAAAATGAAATCCTAACAAATGAGTTCATGCCATATTGCTAAAGGAAGAGCGTGAAATCCAATCTCCAAACCCCAATCAAAATCCTAAATCCTAAATCTTATACTATGAAGAGGTGATAACGTTGTTGAACAAAAGAAATCCTGTAACCCCTTTTGGGTGGAAAATCAAAGAAAAGCTAGTCGAGAGGCAAATGGATCAGAGAACATTTTGTGATACCTACCATATTCCTGCTAGCCGCTTGTCTAATCTCATTCATGGAACACGTAAGGCCAAAAAATATAGAGTACAAGTATCTCAATTGCTTGGGATCGAAGAATAACCCTCTTTCTCCTTTATGGATACAGGACATCCTAATGATATGTAAGCTACAGTGGCAAAGGACTCCAGGTTTCTTTAATATAGAGTGTACATAGGAAGCTTAATACAAGAGTGGAAAGGATCGATGGAAATGTTCTCCAGAATGGCAGAGCAGAAGATTGCCGAGGCAATGGCCAAAGGTGAGTTTGATCATCTACCGGGAGCGGGCAAGCCACTGGTCATCGAGGATTTGTCACATGTTCCAGAGGAGCTGCGGATGTCGTACAAGCTGTTGAAGAATGCAGGCATTTTACCGAAAGAGCTTCAGCTGCAAAAGGAATGTGTCCAGTTACGTGATTTGCTTCACGCTTGTCATGAGGCGGGAGAGCAAGAGCGGATCAGTCGCAGGCTGACTGAAAAATCACTTCGTCTCCGTATGCTGCTGGAGGAAAGAGGGCTGGATACGTCGTCTGTATTTTATGAATATGAGTCCGCTATGCGTAAGCGACTGGAGGAATAGAAGCGAGAGGAGCGAAGGGCGGAAGGCCCTTGCCCGTACACTTTAATTTCTACGCTTTACCTCATTACTGTTGCAGTGCAGATAATCTCGTGAGGCATTGCTTCGTCAGGATGACGGATTCTTTGGGCAGTTTGTCTAAATGAAAGTCATCGATTAAATCTACTGCCTTCACAGGCACCGGTGAATCCAGCAGCCCGGAAAAATAGGCGAGCCAGCCAATGACTGCTTCCGGTGTGACCCCTTGTCGGCGCATAGCTCGGAGTGCTACACCACCATGTCGTTTGGCCAGCCTTCGTCCATCAGGGCCTAGGACAAGGGGAACGTGTGCGAAACGTGGCGGCTGCAACCCCAAAGCTTGGTACAGCAATAGCTGACGGGGCGTTGAATCGAGAAGATCATACCCGCGGAGTACGTCGGTCATATGCATATCCGCATCATCGACAACGACAGCCAGCTGATAGGAAAACATGCCGTCCGCTCGTTTGACGATAAAATCGCCCCCCTCTGCCGCACCGAAGGCCACATGACCTGCTACCT
The Paenibacillus peoriae DNA segment above includes these coding regions:
- a CDS encoding Rha family transcriptional regulator — translated: MNKRNPVTPFGWKIKEKLVERQMDQRTFCDTYHIPASRLSNLIHGTRKAKKYRVQVSQLLGIEE
- a CDS encoding helix-turn-helix domain-containing protein, translating into MKHTPTISAEFEYYLKQNDMTLSQFAEYSGVHQRTLSNWITQHRPVSVQQLDRITVAMDLPEGYFYDLYIENYIIDLSPNFRRIEPLLYRCAELDKLDAIRRMIGHIMDNPLYASRLFDVAEALFEQGRHAAALPLYENVAEVEKYQHSERLATCQYRIFTIQVGADQSRNLKAAILFEPYVERLDEIVQLDALKDLANVYRSLRKWDKLDATACKMRDKAKIQYTMKHKQEKRKDYGKKTRSPLFGYIAYADLLCACVCEAQGDYKQALQYTYAYANLDWVIETDEDTQHWVNLYKHWSEGNTYVNKLLSGDTGVLADYVEYIASTNKTNKEMVTKLLNVLMAANRYQIDVDKILRRFETEVSSLTQPETLFDDMYTNQVIPEQCARFGYELAYYYLHQGIYSDGFKYLMYAMVSYHTLNNETYFINCMGLFLHFRDYAVLETKADFLNLIEKVWLENVEKDGTADHRD
- a CDS encoding aspartyl-phosphate phosphatase Spo0E family protein, with translation MLMNPGVTLLRVERARKRLYQVQKKYGFLTHPKVIEQSMKLDELLNQYQIYKMKS
- a CDS encoding PD40 domain-containing protein gives rise to the protein MKFVQIMSVGAIVMLVISGCSGKASSNHQLPQTEVNNTGVNSTKEGVKKVDEKATVETSRATVKKVNTLDYSQYDNNQDKSKVVVSGKQIVWKNKDVTFTAKLTNAKGEEAAEANEVVNSMKIKGKRGEQLVKLNPRPLRVNSLSLSKSNQVALHVSDHEGSRLILINLSDGTQTIVNMFEMNSDGAGSEKIDAYNWSPDGKKIAFGIGDLGSSYIGLYNVERKSYMHVSDKDFTLISSIVWHKDGKSFDFVSKGDDSPQAVLYTYSETKKSILKKGSLTKNDEQKISQLTPKF
- a CDS encoding DnaJ family domain-containing protein yields the protein MEMFSRMAEQKIAEAMAKGEFDHLPGAGKPLVIEDLSHVPEELRMSYKLLKNAGILPKELQLQKECVQLRDLLHACHEAGEQERISRRLTEKSLRLRMLLEERGLDTSSVFYEYESAMRKRLEE